Below is a window of Dromiciops gliroides isolate mDroGli1 chromosome 5, mDroGli1.pri, whole genome shotgun sequence DNA.
GTAAATGATAGTGGAGATTTTTGTTGAGGTTTGGGTTACATTAGGTGGCCACTGAGGTacttttcaactctgaaattctgtaaatcctgtgaggtaggtagtgatAGTATTGTTCTTCCCATTGTAGAGAAAGGAATTTTAAGACCTGGAGTAGTTATGTTCTGGAACTAGaactttaactcaggtcctttcgCCTCCACATATAGATCTCGTTTCTCTCGGTCtcagtctctgtgtgtctctgtttctttctctgtctctgatccctttctctcttcccctccctcccctttctctctttcctctccttccctttcccccttccccctcaacTGGGTTAGGGATtgaagttagagagatagagatagagacagagacaatgacagagagagagaaggaagaaaaagaaagatgatgatgaagaaaaagagagagatgaaagaagagAGCATTTGGGTGGCTCGATATAGAGAGCacctggcctgaagtcagtaaTTCCTTAAactccagccttagacacttactagctgtgtgaccctgggcaagtcacttaaccctctttgcctcagtttcttcatctgtaaaatgagctggagaaggaaatgacaaaccactccaatatctttgccaagaaaaccccaaatggggtcatgaagaatcagacacaattgaaatgactgaacaacaacaataaaggaagaagaaggaagaaaagaaaagaaaaggaaggaagaaaaaaggaaggaaggaagaggaaggtgtTTTATAATTCTCTGGGCTTGTTTTCATGCTAAATCATTAGTCCTGGGTACAGCCAACTCTCAATCCTATGTCCCCATGGAGGAGAGTGACAGGAAGCAAAAATAATCCtatattatttccatttggcTCTGAGTTATGTTTTTGTGAATCTTTTATATGAATGTTGGTATGCTGAGGCTCTGAGAAttagtgtttttttccttcaaataacAAGACTGTACAGTGAGTAGCTGGAAAGCATCACCTTTCAGACCAAAGCAAAATACCAACCTATGATGAACTTTTGGGGGGCAGAGGGGAGCAGAAGGAGGTATCTCTGAGCTCTAGCCTGGGAGGCTTATGTGTTACCTGGAGTTtattggggggcaatgaggtatTGCTTTCAAAAATCACCATTCTGAGCTTCTTTTAGGATCTACTGAGTCACTAGTAATGTCAACCAAAAGGATATAATAAAAGGCAGTGGCAGTAATGACTCACATTTATGCAGTGCTTTCTTCACAGCAATCCTGTAAAGTAGGCAGTGCAAACATTATCTccatatgtataaacaagctcaAAGACACAGAAACTCAGCAGAGAATCTAGAGTCAAACCTAGATCTTTGACTCTAAAtgcagtagttttttttttttctgtattataCTGTGTGGTTCTAGATAAGTTGAAAGCAAGATTTGCCTTGGCAAAGCTAGGGAGGATATGTGAGAAATCCAAATCCAAAgctagttagtcaataaacatttattaagttctgagtaagtcaggcactgtgcagaGCACTATGGAAAGTCTGACCTCTTCAATGGTGTCCAATCAATGACAAATTCAGTTCAGAAGCTATGGATCCTTCTTCTTTTGGACTCCTGTTCcccattctcttccctccatAGACCTGGCTCCATAGGGCCATGGAGGCCACCACAAGTATTTAGGTACCTAGCTGATCCTTTAGAAGTGTCATCTTAACATAGACCTGCATTCTGATCTTATGTAAAAACTGTTTTATAGAGTTATATTTGTATGTCTGTGTAAATTCTGAAAGTAAAAGGGTTGTCATAAAAGAGTCACAGAGAAATTTGTATATTTCTCCtctagagaagaggaaaggaagggaaaggggaaggggaaggggaaggggaaggaaaggaaaggaaagtgtgagggccaaattgaATATAGGGAGaattaattgagtggctcaccataatattggggtcccgggaataatgagggacctctaggtccaaagctccctcccctctgaactgcctttttagatatttctcccaggccaataagaaaggagccaaacagcctcttttccacaaacaaatcaggttttattaatgggaataaaataaacagcaaaggtgaaataataaaatcaaagacaagagaacagggaaaaagaaatactgataatccccctaagtctatacaatccccaaactcacttccagttcagctaattcaaaagagcagggctcaggggcagctaggtggcacagtggatagagcatcggccctggagtcaggggtaccccagttcaaatcttgcctcagatacttaacacttactagctgtgtgaccctgggcaagtcatttaaccccaattgcctcacttaaaaaaaaaaaaagagcagggctcgtatgttaactcaccacctggggtctgtagctttGATGGAAAATGGCCAGGGCCCACGGGACAAAAACTGCaaagaaagaacctctttctcaTCTCCTGCTGCAGCTCACACTACCAGAAAGAAAGTCACTCTGGAAGAGACGGAGCtccccctcagtgagcatttactttccctcccccaaaaggggaggtccttcaaaactgcctgtggagaatggtttctcctgctgacgtCATCAGCATctgtcactcaggacaggccaggtgcagcccatcccaatcagtctgccaaattccaacaATCTtaccacaaaaggaaaagaagaaaggaaacaagcatttattaaatgcctactatgtgctaggctctgtactgaccactttacaaacattatctcacttgatcttcaccaTGCttctgggaaggaggtgctatttttatctttattttacagatgaggaaatggagggaattggaggctaaatgacttgcccaggctcacacagctagtaaacatctaagACTTTAGTACCAGGGACTTTGTGCACTCTGGCGCTCCCTAGCTggtatagtcttttttttttttaatgcatataacatttattaaatgaaaagtAAATGTGGGCTTGGCATAGAGTGAGATGGTTTAGTAAACCTGTCCTTGGAtatgtgggggccaaatttaatatatgaagagttaattgggtggctcgcctaaatattggggtcctggagataatgagggacctctaggtccaaagctccctcccctctgaaactgcccttttagatatttctcccagaccaataagaaaggagcctgacagcctctgttccacagatgttttattagggagaataaagtaaacagcaaaggtgaaattaataaaatcaaagacaaggaaataggggagaagaaatacggataatcctcctagctctaacctaagtctattcaaaagagcagagtgaTTTACCAtctggagcttgtagcttcaatggaaagcacaactTACAACCAGCCTTGAATGACTTAGCTGCTGCTGCTCCCACTTGCGCCAGCgccagggaggaagaggaagaaaagagagagctctggaagagactcagcctcccctcagcgaGTGTCcaatttccctcccccaaaaggggaggtccttcaaaaaactgccttggagagaggcttctccttctgacctcagtagcataagtaacttcagggcaggccaggtgtggcccctcccataTGAGTCAGCATAatcctaataattttaccacagaTGGATTCAAGGCTAGGAAAGCTCACCCAGGCCTAAGGGAGGATGGGTCCTTGAGGCAATGAGTTTGTGTTAGAAAGTCTTTAGCCAACCTGGGAAGAGGAAGTAGTGGTTCAATTCAAGCAGGTTTTTTCACAAAGTCACAggttcagagaagagagaaaatgctgAATTGTGGGGGACCTTGGAGGGTAAAAAGGTCTTGGCCCATATTTCAAATGTCATCAAAACTTGGGGGATTTCTGCTTTCTTGATACCAGTCTGTAAAACTCTTGCTGGTACCTGAAAGTGGCCTGGGTGGCTCAGTTGCCGGCTGAAGTAGAGGCAGATGCAGAGGTGGATGCCATTTCATCTTGGAGGGCTTTGTTGTATTGGGACACCCAGCTGGAAGGCTCCCGATTTTGAATCTTGGACACAAAGCAAAGGACTTCCATCTTACTGGTCTCATGGGTGGCTCTGGGTCCCCAAAGGAATTCATACTCTGGAGGATCGGTATGGGGGACTGGAACATACTCCAAATATTTCTGACAAACAAACTCGTCCTTGACGTCGCGTTGCCGAAGGTCTTGTGCCTCTTTTCCGGATCCACGTGGAGCTTCTTGAGCACCTCCCAGACCAGGGCCTCCTTGGTCGAGTTGCCCTTCATGAAGATGAGGCTCAGGATCACCATGAGGAGGCCCATCTTGGCCACACCTTCGTCAGCCTTCATGCCATCGTCGTCGTTGTCGCCCAGGCACTCCAACTTGTTGATGAGGATGTAGGTATGGTACTTCTGGTCTATCTCCTGGAGCCAAAGGCTGAAGATGTAATCCAGGGTCTGGTCCACTCTctggatgatctctgaggccATGTCCTTGTAGTCTTGCAGGATGGTCTTCACCACGTCCATCCGGTGGATGGGCACTTTCTTCTGGTCCTTCACCAGCAAGAACTGCACCAGCTCATTCACCTTCTGCTGGACCTGGGCCTTGGTGCGCCTGGCTGGCTTCTTCTGGGCCTGGGAGGACAAGGCTGAGGACAATGCCAAGGAGGTGGAGGGCAGCGGCGGGGGTGGCAGTGGGCCCTGGATCCTCACACCCCGCCTCCTCCATGATGTCATCCTCTACCTGCGGGGCCGCCTGGGACTGAATGAACCCCAGGCTGCCGCTGCTTCCACAGTCAGTTTGctgagagtttgtgattgaagcaggctcatggtggaggacttgaagaagaaaccagaccagattggaactctaggctagataggcttttcttAACTTTATGTGAATAATTTGTATGCTTtaatataaatgcttaatgccccaaaactggtgctaaagctttttttttttttgggttaagtgacttgcccagggtcacacaactagtaagtgtcaagtgtctggggccggatttgaactcaggtccttctgaatccagggccggtgctttatccattacaccacctagctgcccctaaagcttctaatttaaggcaaccacacattagattttttagacaacacaatttagattttaaacatcacaatattaaGGTCATGTATACATTTAGAAagtattgtggaatatggtgtaagGTGCTGGTCTAAGCCTAACTTTTGCCAGACTGCTCTCCagtttttccaacagttttttaaaaaatttatgttttCTACTCTATCAGACACTGGATTATTGAGTGTTCTTGCTGTAGAATTTCCCTTATCTAGTCTCTTCCATTGatctatctctctcttctttaaccaacaccagatggttttgatgactgctgctgtATAAGACAGGTTGagtctggaagtgctattccctcttttccctacttct
It encodes the following:
- the LOC122728952 gene encoding LOW QUALITY PROTEIN: non-structural maintenance of chromosomes element 3 homolog (The sequence of the model RefSeq protein was modified relative to this genomic sequence to represent the inferred CDS: inserted 1 base in 1 codon; deleted 1 base in 1 codon), whose amino-acid sequence is MSRVDNASLEVPTQTDCGSSGSLGFIQSQAAPQVEDDIMEEAGCEDPGPTATPPLPSTSLALSSALSSQAQKKPARRTKAQVQQKVNELVQFLLVKDQKKVPIHRMDVVKTILQDYKDMASEIIQRVDQTLDYIFSLWLQEIDQKYHTYILINKLECLGDNDDDGMKADEGVAKMGLLMVILSLIFMKGNSTKEALVWEVLKKLHVDPEKRHKTFGNAXVKDEFVCQKYLEYVPVPHTDPPEYEFLWGPRATHETSKMEVLCFVSKIQNREPSSWVSQYNKALQDEMASTSASASTSAGN